From Nycticebus coucang isolate mNycCou1 chromosome 6, mNycCou1.pri, whole genome shotgun sequence, the proteins below share one genomic window:
- the VCPKMT gene encoding protein N-lysine methyltransferase METTL21D isoform X1 produces the protein MAAASDPQSEDQQWSFVRVLEKRDGTVLRLQQYGSGGVGCVVWDAAIVLSKYLETPGFAGDGAHALSRRSVLELGSGTGAVGLMAATLGADVVVTDLEELQDLLKMNINMNKHLVAGSVEAKVLKWGEEIEDFPSPPDYILMADCIYYEESLQPLLKTLKDLSGSETCIICCYEQRTMGKNPEIEKKYFELLQLDFDFEKIPLEKHDEEYRSEDIHIIYIRKKKSKFPS, from the exons ATGGCGGCTGCCTCGGACCCTCAGTCGGAGGACCAGCAGTGGAGCTTTGTGCGAGTTCTGGAGAAGCGGGATGGCACGGTACTACGACTGCAGCAGTACGGCTCCGGCGGCGTGGGGTGCGTCGTTTGGGACGCTGCCATTGTCCTTTCTAAATACCTGGAAACGCCCGGGTTTGCTGGAGACGGGGCCCACGCGCTGAGCCGGCGGTCGGTGCTGGAGCTGGGTTCGGGCACCGGGGCCGTGGGGCTCATGGCCGCCACCCTCGG GGCAGATGTTGTAGTCACCGATCTTGAGGAATTGCAAGACTTGCTGAAGATGAATATTAATATGAACAAGCATCTTGTCGCCGGTTCTGTTGAAGCCAAGGTACTGAAATG GGGGGAAGAAATAGAAGACTTTCCTTCTCCACCAGACTACATACTGATGGCCGACTGCATATACTATGAGGAG TCTTTGCAGCCGTTGCTGAAAACCCTAAAAGATCTTAGTGGATCTGAGACTTGTATTATATGTTGTTACGAACAACGAACAATGGGAAAAAATccagaaattgagaaaaaatattttgag CTTCTTCAACTAGACTTTGACTTTGAAAAAATTCCTTTGGAAAAACATGATGAAGAGTATCGAAGTGAAGATATTCATATTATAtacatcagaaagaaaaaatcg aaatttccTTCATGA
- the VCPKMT gene encoding protein N-lysine methyltransferase METTL21D isoform X2 — protein MAAASDPQSEDQQWSFVRVLEKRDGTVLRLQQYGSGGVGCVVWDAAIVLSKYLETPGFAGDGAHALSRRSVLELGSGTGAVGLMAATLGADVVVTDLEELQDLLKMNINMNKHLVAGSVEAKVLKWGEEIEDFPSPPDYILMADCIYYEESLQPLLKTLKDLSGSETCIICCYEQRTMGKNPEIEKKYFELLQLDFDFEKIPLEKHDEEYRSEDIHIIYIRKKKSVSCM, from the exons ATGGCGGCTGCCTCGGACCCTCAGTCGGAGGACCAGCAGTGGAGCTTTGTGCGAGTTCTGGAGAAGCGGGATGGCACGGTACTACGACTGCAGCAGTACGGCTCCGGCGGCGTGGGGTGCGTCGTTTGGGACGCTGCCATTGTCCTTTCTAAATACCTGGAAACGCCCGGGTTTGCTGGAGACGGGGCCCACGCGCTGAGCCGGCGGTCGGTGCTGGAGCTGGGTTCGGGCACCGGGGCCGTGGGGCTCATGGCCGCCACCCTCGG GGCAGATGTTGTAGTCACCGATCTTGAGGAATTGCAAGACTTGCTGAAGATGAATATTAATATGAACAAGCATCTTGTCGCCGGTTCTGTTGAAGCCAAGGTACTGAAATG GGGGGAAGAAATAGAAGACTTTCCTTCTCCACCAGACTACATACTGATGGCCGACTGCATATACTATGAGGAG TCTTTGCAGCCGTTGCTGAAAACCCTAAAAGATCTTAGTGGATCTGAGACTTGTATTATATGTTGTTACGAACAACGAACAATGGGAAAAAATccagaaattgagaaaaaatattttgag CTTCTTCAACTAGACTTTGACTTTGAAAAAATTCCTTTGGAAAAACATGATGAAGAGTATCGAAGTGAAGATATTCATATTATAtacatcagaaagaaaaaatcg GTGTCATGTATGTAG
- the LOC128589176 gene encoding prefoldin subunit 5-like, whose protein sequence is MAQSINITELNLPRLEMLKNQLDQEVEFLSTSIAQLKVVQTKYVEAKDCLNVPNKSNEGKELLVPLTTSMYVPGKLHDVEHVLIDVGTGYYVEKTVEDAKDFFKRKIDFLTKQMEKIKPALQEKHAMKQAVMEMMSQKIQQLTTLGAAQTTAKA, encoded by the coding sequence ATGGCGCAGTCGATTAACATCACCGAGCTGAATCTGCCGCGACTCGAAATGCTCAAAAATCAGCTGGACCAGGAAGTGGAGTTCTTGTCCACGTCCATTGCCCAGCTAAAAGTAGTACAGACCAAGTATGTGGAAGCCAAGGATTGTCTGAACGTGCCGAACAAGAGTAACGAAGGGAAAGAATTACTCGTCCCACTGACAACTTCTATGTATGTCCCTGGGAAGCTACATGATGTGGAACATGTGCTCATTGATGTGGGAACTGGCTACTACGTAGAGAAGACAGTTGAGGATGCCAAGGACTTCTTCAAGAGAAAGATAGACTTCCTTACTAAGCAGATGGAGAAAATCaagccagctctccaggagaAACATGCCATGAAACAGGCTGTCATGGAAATGATGAGCCAGAAGATTCAGCAGCTCACAACCTTGGGGGCAGCTCAGACGACTGCTAAAGCCTAA